CCTCGGTTCCGCCGTACTTGGAGTAGATGACGACGTCGCCTTCGTTGACGTCGAGGGGGATGCGGTTGCCCTTGTCGTCCACACGACCGGGGCCGACAGCCAGGACCTTGCCTTCCTGCGGCTTTTCCTTGGCCGTGTCCGGGATCACGATGCCGGACGCCGTCGTCGTCTCGGCCTCACTTGCCTGGACAACGATCTTGTCCTCAAGCGGCTTGATGCTCGCCACGGTGTGACCTCCACCTTCTGGGGTCTTCGAAGCGTTGGCTGGATTCCTGACGGCTCCGTGGCTCCCCGCCGTCGCGGGTGCCGGGGCGCTCCGGCGCCGTTCGTCTAGCACTCTACCGGGGCGAGTGCCAACCTTCAACACGGCCCTGCCGAAAACCCGTTCCCCCAGGCCCGGGGCAACTCTCTCACCCGGATGCCGGTCGACACCGGCTCACACTCCGTTCAGGCTGTGCTGGCGCGATATACGAATAAATCTCACTTTTATGCGGCACGCTCTCCACCCGAACCGTTCGACGGAGGGAACCGGATGAACCAGCCAGCCGGACCGGACAACTGGAATCGCCGGAAACTGCTGCTCGCCTCGGCCACGACCGCCACTGCGCTGGGACTCGGCAGCGGCGTGGCCACCGCCCGCACCCACCGATCCACAGGTCGCGGCGACCCCTTCACCCTCGGCATCGCCTCCGGAGACCCCGACTCCGAGGGCTTCGTGCTGTGGACGCGCCTCGCCCACGAACCCCTCGCCGAGGACGGCCGGGGCGGGATGCCGGACCGGGCGATCGACGTGGACTGGGAGGTCGCCGAGGACGAACGATTTCACCGCATCGTGCGACGCGGGACCGCGCGCGCCCTGCCGGAGTGGGGCCACTCGGTACACGTCGAGCTCGCCGGCCTGCGGCCGGGACGGGAGTACTTCTACCGGTTCCGCAGCGGCGGGCACCTGACCCCCACCGGCCGCACCCGCACCGCACCGGCCGCGGGGACGGTACGCCAACCGTTGACCGTGTGCACCGCCTCCTGCGCCGCGTGGGAACACGGCTTCTACACCGCCTACCGGCGGATCGCCGAGGAAGAACCCGACCTGGTGCTGCACCTCGGCGACTACATCTACGAACTGGGACACCTGCAGTACCCCCTGCTGTCCGGCATCGCGCGCTCGGTCACCGGCTGGCAGGCGCGCACCCTCGCCGAGTACCGCAGGCGCTACGCGGAGTACAAGACCGACGAGGACCTGCAACTGGCCCACCGAACCGCGCCGTGGGTGGTGATCTGGGACGACCACGAGCTGGACAACAACTGGGCCGGGGAGCACCCGGAACTGCCCCAGCCGGACTTCGAGCGGCGCCGCGCCGACTCGTTCCGGGCGTACTACGAGAACATGCCGTTGCGCGCGAGCAACAGGCCCCGCGGCGCGGACATGCGGCTGTACCGCCGGATCGAGTGGGGCGGGCTCGCCAACTTCCACATGCTCGACACCCGGCAGTACCGCGACGACCAGGCCTGCGGCGGGCTGGTGGGCCCCTGCGGCGCGGAGTCCGCCCCGGAACGCTCCATCACCGGCGAACGGCAGGAGAAGTGGCTGCTCGACGGGCTGCGCGACTCCCACGCCAGGTGGGACTTCCTGGGACAGCAGGTGATGTTCGCCCACCACGACACACTGGACGGTCCGCTGACCATGACCAACATGGACACCTGGGACGGCTACACCGCCTCGCGCCGCCGAATCACCGAGGGCTGGTTGAACGCGGGAGTGCGCAACCCGGTGGTGCTGACCGGCGACATCCACGAGCACTACGCGGCCGACCTCAAACGCGACTACGCCGATCCGGACTCCCCCGTGGTCGGCACGGAACTCGTCACCACCTCCGTCACCTCGGGAGGCGACGCCGAGGAAGGGGAGTTCACCGGTGACCCCGACAACCCGCACATCCGGTTCCACAGTGGGATGCGCGGTTACCTGCGCACCAGGATCGACGCCGAACGGCTGCGGGCGGACTTCCGCGTGCTGCCCTACGTCTCGCGACGTGGCGCCGAGGCGTCGACCAAGGCCGCCTTCGAGGTCGACGACGGGGTGGCCGGGCTGCGGGAGGCCACGCCGAGCTGAACCGGACGCCGTCGCTCGGCCGCACCGGTCCGATGGAACCCGGTCCTCGGTTCCCGGCGCGGCGGGCGGACCGGCCTCGATGGCGTGACGGTGTCCCAACCAGTGGAAATCGCCCGGTAGAGCAAGCAACCGAAGTACCGCCGGGGCGTCAGCCGGATGTCGCTCGATCGTCTGTACACATCGTAGGCATCCCATCACCCGTCCGGCGGTAACACGGTACGAAGTGGATCGCGGTCAACCAGATCGACATGAGAGAGAGGCCATCGAAGAGGTGGGTGCGTACACCGTGATCGACTGTGTGCTCTAGGTTGCCGGGTATGCCAGCACCGAGCAGGCCGACGAACCAGCCCTGGAAACGTCGCCCCCGCCCGTCCCGGCCCCCGGGCCCACTCGGCCCGCCACGACGCCCCACCAACCGACGAGCCTGAAGCGGTTCCCCGGCAGTCCCGCGCACGGGACGGAAACGCCGACGATCCGATCCCCCGAGAACTCGGGCAACAGTTCCCCGAAAAAGCTTCCTCGAAAGATTTCCACGCTCCACAGCGGATTCCGGAGCCGGGCTCCCGCACCCGGCTCCCGACCGCCCGCGGTTTCCGGTCCAACCAGCGACGGGGCGTAGCGCTCCCGCTCGACGGAAATTGCGGTGAGGTGCGAAAAAACCGGAAAGTAGGGATCTCGTAGCCGAGAGTTCACCCGATCCCAACCGCGCACGGGTGGCTCGAACAACGATCACGGACGAAGGTGGTACCCCGGATAGTCCTCGAACAACCGTCTGGAGGAGCGGGATGTCCGACTCCACTACGTCCGACCCGAACAACTCGGTCGGCCGCCGCTCGGTACTGCTGGGCGGTGCGGCCGCGGTCGGAGGGGCCGCGCTGGCCGGCACGGTCGCCGGAGCCGCTTACGCCGACGGCCGCGGGCTGCCCGGGGCCGGTATCGGCAGGCTGCGGGAACCGTTCAGCCTCGGGGTGGCCTCCGGTGATCCGCTGCCGACCGGCGTCGTGCTGTGGACCCGGCTGGCACCGGAGCCGACCGCCTCGGACGGCAGGGGCGGCATGCCGAACCGGCCCTACCCGGTTCAGTGGGAGGTCTCCGAGGACGAGCGGTTCGCCCGACCGGTACAGCGCGGCTGGGCGTGGGCCAGGCCGGAGGAGGCGCACAGCGTCCACGTGGAGGTGGACGGGCTGCGCCCCGGTGCCGAGTACTTCTACCGCTTCCGGGTGGGCAACGACGTCTCGCCGACCGGGCGCACCCGCACCGCGCCTCCGCCCGGGCACCTCGGCGACCTGACGCTGTGCTTCGCCTCCTGCTCGCACTTCGGTGACGGCTACTTCACCGCCTACCGCAGGATGGCCGAGGACGAGCCGGGCCTGATCCTGCACCTGGGCGACTACCAGTACGAGTACCCTGCCTCGGACGGCGACGTGCGGAAGGTGCTCGGCCCGGAAACCCGGACGCTGGCCAACTACCGGCAACGGCACGCGCAGTACAAGACCGACGAGGACCTGCAACTGGCCCACTCGATGGCGCCCTGGCTGGTGGTCTGGGACGACCACGAGACCGAGAACAACTGGGCCGACGAGGTGCCGGAGCAGCCCGACCCGGACTTCCTCGACCGACGCGCGGCGGCGTTCCAGGCCTACTACGAGAACATGCCACTGCGGCGGAGCTCCCGGCCGAGGGGGATCGACATGCGGCTCTACCGCCGTATCCGGTGGGGCGGGCTCGCCAACTTCCACATGCTCGACACCCGGCAGTACCGCGACGACCAGGCCTGCGGCGACGGATACGGCGTGGCCTGCTCGGACCGCTTCGACCCGAACCGGACCATCACCGGTGAGCGGCAGGAGCGCTGGATCCTCGACGGTTTCCGGAACACCAGGGCGCGCTGGGACGTGCTGGGGCAGCAGGTGTTCTTCTCCAAGCTGGACCTCGACTCCGGGCCCGGCGAGGGGTACAACATGGACGCCTGGGACGGCTACGTCGCCAACCGCGACCGGATCGCGCACGGAATGGCCAACAGCAACGTGCGCAACGGTGTGGTGTTCACCGGCGACGTGCACCGGCACTGGGCCGCCGAGATCCGGGACTCGCACGACCACCCGGACTCGCCTCCCGCCGGGACCGAGTTCATCACCACGTCGATCACCAGCGGCGGCGACGGCAGCGAGGACACCCAGCGGGGCGTACTGGACGACAACCCGCACGTGAAGTTCTACAAGGACCGGCGCGGCTACGTCCGCACCAGGTTCAGCGCGGACGAGCTGCGTGTCGACTACCGCACGCTGGACTACGTCACCGAACGGGGCGCCCCGGCGCGGACCGAGGCCACCTTCGTGGTCAACGACGGGGAGCCGAAGCTGCACCGGCGGAGGTGAGCCCGCTGCCGCGACCGCTCGACCAGCGGCCGGAGCCGAAGAGCCCGCACCGCTGACGAGGGTGGGCGGGGGCGCCTCCGCCACGGGAGCCGCGCCCCGCCCGCCCCTGTCCAGCGCTTCCTGGCCCGCAGCGGCGCCGCGGAGCCCGCCGTCACGGCCCGCTTCCCTCCGAGTCGCCCTCGGAGCGCCCCGTTCCGGCCTCCCGCCGTTCGCCATCGCATCCCGCGCAGGAGCGGCACCCGTCGTCCTTGCCGTCGTCGTGGCAGCGCTCGCACTTGCACTTCCCGTTCCCGATGTTGCTGAGGATGTTCGCCAGCGCGTCCAGTATCCGGGCCAGGATGGAGCCGAGCCGACAACCACCGATGGACATCAGAGCTTGGGTGACGGTCCCGAGCAGGGCTTCGAGGATGTTGTTCATCCCCTTTATCGGAGGTTCGGTACGTCCACCGGTCGTGGCCGTCGGCTTGCCGCCCGTGGTCGTGGTGGTCTTGCCGTCACAGTCCCTCGGCGGTTTGGCCTCCGTGTTGCAGCTGGCGAGGTCGGCTATGGGATATCTCGGACGCTGCCCCGGATCGCCGCTCGGCTCCCGGTTGTCCTGGACAGTGTCGCCCTTCGGTCCCGTGACGAGTTCCGACTCCCCGTTGCCGGGGTCCACCCGGTACAACCTTCCGTCGGAACAACCGAGGTACACCCGTCCCCGGTGGTAGGCCATGCCGTAGCAGTCGTCTCCCCTGCTCCCCGCCGGGTCCCGCACCGTGACGAGACGGGTGTTGCGGTCAGTCTCCGGGTCGAGGCGGTAGAGGTACAGCTTTCCCCCGTGGACGACACCGTAGTGCGCCTTTCCCCCTTCCCCGACGTAGAGATCGGGAACGATCTCTCCTCCGTCGATGACCGGGTCTTCCGGAAGGGGACGTGCGGACGGTTGACGTGCTCCTCGCCGTGAGCGGCGGGGATTCCGACGCGGCTATGCCGGGTGCGGAGCGGCGTCCCCTTGCGGGGTTCCGCTGCTTCCTGCTTCCGCAGCAACCGCCCCGGTGTGGGGTCTTACGTCGCCTCCACAGGCGTTTAGCCTCTCCGCTCGTCCGGCGGCGAGGATGTTTCGTGCTGCGTTGATGTCGCGGTCGTGCACCGCTCCACACGGGCAGGACCAGGTGCGCACGCCCAACGACTCGGGGCCGTCGATGCGTCCGCAGTCGGAGCACGTTTGCGACGTGGGCCACCACCGGTCGATGACCACCAGCTCCCGGCCGTACCGGGCGCACTTCTCACCCAACAGGCGCCGGAACTGGCCCCACCCCGCATCGTGCACGGACTTCGCCAGCCACGTCCGGGCCAGGCCGGACACCGCCAGGTCCTCCACGGCGATCGTTTGGTTCTCGCGAACGAGCCTGGTGGTGGCTTTGTGCAGCCAATCCTGCCGGGTGTCGGACACCTTCGCGTGCTGCCGGGCCAGACGACGCCGGGCTTTGGTGCGGTTGTTCGAGCCCCGCTGTGTGCGGGACACCGCGCGCTGCGCCCACTTGAGCTTCCGCTCCGCGCGGCGCAGAAAGCGCGGATTGTTGATAACCCGGCCGTGCTGGTCCACAGCGAACGCCGACAACCCCAGATCCAGGCCGAGTTCTACGTCCTGGCCGCGTTCGTCGGTGTGCTTGGCGTCGGTGATCAGCCACTTCTGAAGCACGGTGCCACTGGGGAACTTCTCCCCCGCCGCGTGGGCGTCCTGCCGGGCACGCACGGCGTCGTTGTACACGACACGGGCGTTGCCGAACGCCTGCGCCATCGCCTGACGCTGGGACTCGTCCGGGTAGAGCCGGTAACGGTACCGCAGTTGCACGACTGACCACCTCCCTTCGTTGATCACTGAACCATGTTGGTCTACGGCAAACACCGAGGACTATCGCACTGGCAGGCACTGTGTTTTTGGAATGCACGTCCCCTTGGTCTTCGTGACGAAGTACCGCAGGAACGTGCCCACCGGCCAACACCACGACTTCCTACGTGAGGTGTTCGCGAAGGTCTGCGCCGACTTCGGCGCGAGCCTGACCGAGTGCAACGGCGAAGACGACCACGTGCACCTGCTCGTGAAGTATCCGCCACAGATAGCCGTATCGAAGCTGGTGAACAGCCTCAAGGGCGTGGCCTCCCGGCACCTCAAACAGCGCTTCCGAATACGGACCTACCGAGGGCACCTGTGGTCACCATCGTACTTCGCCGCTTCGTGCGGCGGGGCACCACTGTCGATCATTCGACAGTACGTGAAGAACCAGCGCCACCCTGCACAGCGTACCCAACGAAAAACACTCCTAATCGGCTCACTCCGGCCTGAAGACCGGAGCTTGCACCGATTCCCGGGTCAACGTGGACAACGTGGTGGTCCGGAACTGGAACCGGCTCTCCCACTGTCCGGCGTGACCTCTCGGCACCGGCGGTGTTCGCGGCTGTGAGAAGCGCATCCGGGGCCGGATGGCTCCGTCGGGTGGCCACGGACCACGACCACCCAACCGAATCCCTCAGCGCAGCACCACGGTGTCCACCGGCATCCCGGGGTTGGCCGACAGCCCCAGCGGGGAGGGCTCGGTTCCGTTGGCCAGCGCGTGCGCGCCCACGGCGGCGATCATCGCGCCGTTGTCGGTGCACAGCCGGGGGCGTGGCACCCGCAGGGTGATACCCGCCTCGGCGCAGCGCTCCCTCGCCAACCCGGACAGCCGCGAGTTCGCCGCCACCCCGCCGGAGAGCACCATCGTGTCCATCCCCAGCTCCACGGCGGCTCGCACGGCCTTCTCGGTGAGGACGTCGGCCACCGCCTCCTGGAACGAGGCGGCGATGTCGGCGATCGGCAGCTGTTTGCCCGCCTGGCGAGCCTGCTCCACCCAACGGGCGACGGCGGTTTTCAGCCCGGAGAACGAGAAGTCGAACTTCGCGTCCCGGGGGCCGGTCAGTCCGCGCGGGAAGGCGATGGCGTTGGGGTCGCCCTCGCGAGCCATCCTGTCGATCGGCGGCCCGCCAGGGTACGGCAGCTCCAGGATGCGCGCCACCTTGTCGTAGGCCTCGCCCGCCGCGTCGTCGATGGTGGAACCGATCTCGGTCACCTCGTCGGCGATGCCGGCCACCGAAAGCAGCTGGGTGTGCCCGCCCGAAACGAGCATGGCCAGGCAGCGTGGCGGCAGCGGGCCGTGCTCCAGAGTGTCGACCGCGACGTGACCGAGCAGATGATTCACGCCGTAGAGCGGCACTCCCAGCGCGGCGGCGTAGGCCTTCGCCGCCGACACCCCCACCATCAGCGCACCGGCCAGCCCCGGTCCGGCGGTCACCGCGATAGCATCCACTTCGGACAGTTTGGTGCCCGCCTCGTCCAGCGCCCGCCGCACCGTGGGCTCCATCGCCTCCAGGTGAGCCCTGCTGGCGATCTCGGGCACCACTCCACCGAACCGCGCGTGCTGCTCCACGCTGCTGGCCACGGCGTCGGCCAGCAGCCGTACCGACCCGTCCGGGGCGAGCCGGACCAGTCCGACCCCGGTCTCGTCACACGAGGTCTCGATACCGAGCACGAGCCGGCCGGGGCCACCATCCGTACTCATACCGCTCCACCTTCCTGCTCGGCCGAACGCGCCGGTCGCCACATGGTGTAGGCGTCGGCACCGGACGGCCGGTAGTAGCGCTCGCGCTTGCCGACCACCTCGAAGTCGTGCTCCCGGTAAAGCGCGATCGCGGAATCGTTGTCGGTACGCACTTCCAGGAACACCTGCGCCTGCTGCTCGTCGGCACGGGCCAACAGCTTGCGCAACAGTGTCCTGCCCACCCCGTTGCGCTGGTAATCCGGGTCCACCGCGATGGTGTGCACCTCAGCCTCGGCGTGTGGCGAACGGGCCACGAGGGCCAACCCGGCGTACCCGATCAGCCGATCCGCGGCGTCGTAGGCACCCACGTAGTAATCCCCGCCGTCCAGCGCGGCCGCGAACGCGCGCTCCGGCCACGGGTCGTCGTCGGGGAACAGCAGCCGCTCCAGCTCGGCACACCGGGGGAGATCGCGCCTGCGGAGTTTCGCGACGAAGGGCTCGGTCGGCCCCGCCGTCGTACCGCCCCGGGCGTCGGGGTCCTGGTTCCGGGTCACGTCCTCCCCCGCTCGGCCGTCACCGTCTTCGGTGGTCCCGGCGTGGCGGCATCCGGCCTGCGCAGGTACATCGGCACCAGCGGCGCGGGGTCGGCCTCGGAACGCACCTCGTCGCCCGCCACCGCCACGATGCCCTCCGGGGTGGGATAGGCGGGTTCGACGGCCCGGAGCCCCAGGTCGGCGGCGTGCCGGGAGGCCAGCTCACCGGCGGCCACCTCGAGACGCATCCCCTCCAGCCGTGCGGGAAGCTCCTCGGGCCGGTCCACGGCCGGGGCGGTCAGCCGTTCACGCGCGCCGTGGGTCTTCCTGCTCCCGTAGACGGCCCAGTAGACCTCACTGCGGCGGGCGTCGGTCAGCACCAGCAGCGGCGAGTCACCATCGGTCCGTGCCGCTATGGCATCCAGACTGCTGACGGGGTAAACCCTGGTCCCGGAGGCGTGGCCGAGCGCGGCGGCCGTGACCATGCCGACCCGCAGTCCGGTGAACGGCCCCGGACCCGCGCCGACGACGATCGCGTCCACCTCACCCAGCTGGTGACCGCCTTCCGCGAGGACGTCGAGCAACTGCGGGGTGAGCAGTTCACCGTGGGCGCGCGGATTCACCGTCACGCGCTCGGCCAGGGAATGCGGCCGGGAATCCGCGAGCTCGACCAGCCCCGCGGTTACCGCGGGAGTCGAGGTATCCAACGCGATGACGAGCACAGTTCCTCAGAATACTTCAGCCCCAGGTCATCGCCCTCATCGGGGCGGGGGCCGACGTGCTCCCCCCGAACGCGCGGCGGGGCCGCCGGGCCGGTGCTCCGGTCCGGCGGCCCCTGGTCATCACTCACCTGCCGGTGGGGCGCAGCACCACCGAGTAGGTGTGCGGGCGGTCGGCCCGCACCCGGTACTCGTCCCGTACCGGGTTAGGAGTGTCACCGAGACCGGTGACGGCGTCGGAGACGTGCAGCGTGATGAACCGGTCCTCGCGCAGCTGGTGGGCGAAGTCGGTCCGCTCGGCGTTGGAGTACCGGTCGGCGGAGACCGCCAACGAGTCCCCGGAGACCGAGAGCCCCGCGTTACCGCCGGAGAGCTCCACCCACTCGGTGTCCACCTTGACGCCGTTGTCCTGCGGCGGGAGGAAGTCGAACCACTGCTCGTCCACCGTCGAGGACCAGCGGCCGATGTGCTGCGCGTCCTTGCGGTCGGGGTAGGACTCGCCGGGACCGCGCCCGTACCAGGTCATCTCCCCGAACGACTCGGGAACCCGCAGCGACATCCCGACCCGAGGCAACCACGGCAACGAGCGCATCCGCTCGCCGTAGGCCTCGACCCGATGCTGGAGCTCGATGGCTCCCGAGGCGCCGATGCGGTAGGTCCAGCGGCTGTCGAAGCCGTCGCCGGAAACGTCGGGGGCGGAGGAGCGGGTGTTCACGACCAGCTTCGCCTCCCCGGAGTCGGAACGGCTCACCCGCACCGAACGGACCTCGGTCTCCAGCCGGTCCAGACCCAGTTCACGGAACTGCGCCTCGGGGTTCACCCCGCTCCAGTTACTCCACTCGTTGCCGGTCGGCGGGCGGAACACGTCGAGTTCGGGGCCGCCCAGCAGCCGTTCGGTGCCGTCCGCGGACAACGAGCTCAGCGTGCCCTCGGAGCGGTCGAAGGCGTACTGGAACCCGGAGCCCCGCACCCGGACCTCCTCGGAGCTCCGCCGCACCGACAGCGCCGTCGCGTCCCGTGCGCGCTCGCGGTCGCCGTCCGGAGCGGCCGGGGCCCGGTCACCGCCCGCTGCGAGCTGCTCGGAGGCGATCGTGTGCCCGGCCGGGATGCTGCGGGAGGCCTCCCGCAACTCGGCGGTGAGCACCAGGAAGCGCTCCGTGTCACCCGCGCTCGGCAGGTCCAGGTCGACGCGTCGGCTCTCGCCCGGCCCCACGGTCACGTCCACCGGCCCGTCGGCGATCTCCTCACCGTTGGACACCAGCTGCCACCGCAGCTCGTAGGCGTCGGTGCTCAGCGTGTGGTTGAGGTTGCGGACCACGAACCGCCCGTCGGCGGCGTCGTCGGCCCCCTCGACCGTGTCGAACCGGATCGGGGCGTGGCTGTAGGCCAGCTGCTTCAGCTCCGGCTGCGGGGTGCGGTCGGCGTTGACCAGGCCGTTGACCACGAACTGTGAGGAGCCGTAGGTCTCGTACTCCCCCGCGTCCCGCTGCTCGTCGAAGTTCAGCGCGAGCACGGCCCGCTGTGCGGGATCGGCACCGGAGGCGAGGTCACCCGGCGACAGAGCCCTGTCGTAGACCCGGGCGTTGTCCACCACCGCGTGCGCGGTTCGGCCGGCGAAGCTGTCCCGGTGCTTCTCCTGGTTCCGGCCGACGGTGACGGTGTACATGGTGTTGTGCGCGATCGTGCCGTCGTAGGACTCGGCCGCCACCTGCTCACCGTCCAGGAAGAGCCGGACCTTCGAACCGTCGTAGGTGCCGGTCAGGCGGTGCCAGTTGCCCCACCAGTCGTCGGGGACCTCCACCCTGGCGGTGTGCCAGCCGCCCTCGCCGTAGACGAAGAACTCGACGTGGTCCCGGTCGGGCATCTGCAGTGCCCACTGCTTGTCGCCCTTGGCCAGGAAGGTGTTGGAACCGTCCCAGGACAGCGGTTTGACGCGGATGTCGAGCGAGACCTCCTCGCCCGTTATGCCGAGCTTCGGATCGCGGTAGGCCTGCGCCCAGTCGTCCATCCCGGACAGCTTCAGGGCCTTGCCGTCCACCCCCTCCACCAGTGAGGGGTTGCCGTTGACGTGCACCGGGATCTCGTTGCCCGAGGAATCGGGAAGCATCCGGCGCTGCCGCGACAGGCCCTGGTCCACCCAGTCCCACACGAATCCGCCCTGCAGGGCGGGCTCGCTTCGGATCGTCTTCCACATGTCCTCGTAGTGCCCGAGGCTGTTGCCCATGGCGTGCAACCACTCACCCATCACGACCGGCTTGGTCTCGGTGCGGGCGATCTCCTGCAACGCCCCCGGTGAGGGGTAGCGCGGCCCGGCCACGTCCGCGAAGGGCGCGTCGCCGCCGTGGTTGTTGGCCTGGTGGTAGAGCAGCCTGGTCGGGTCGACGGCCCTGGCGTGCTCGGCCATGTCGTAGTGCGCCTCGCCGAGACCGGCCTCGTTACCGGTGTCCCAGATGATCACGCTCGGGTGGTTCTTGTCGCGCTCCATCATCGCGTCGAACCGGTCGGCGAAGGCGGCCTGCCACTCCGGCCGGTCCGCGAGGCAGTCCCGCTCGGGCGCGGCCGAGCAGTTCTCGCGGTAGTGGGTCTCGGTGTCGACCTCGTCCGCCAGCAGCAGCCCGTTGCGGTCGGCCAACCGGTACCAGTACGGGTCGTTCGGGTAGTGCGAGGTCCGTACCGCGTTGATGTTGTTGCGCCGCATCAGGGCGACGTCCTGGCGCTGCCGCTCGCGGCTGACCGTGCGCCCGGTCTCGGGGTCGTGCTCGTGCCGGTTGACACCGCGCAGGTTCACGGGCTCGCCGTTGAGCAGGATCTGCCTGTCCTTCGTGGTGACCTCGCGGAAACCGACCGGCTGCTGGGTGGTCTGCAGCACCTCTCCGTCGGGCCCGAGCAGCTCCAGCACCACGGTGTAGAGCGCGGGGTTCTCGTCGCTCCACAACTCGGGGGCCTGGATCTCGCGGCTGAGATCGATCCGGGCACCGCCACCGTCGACCTTCGTGGTCCCGTCGAGACCGGCCACCCGATCGCCCTCGGGCCCGTGGAGCGCGGCCCGCACGCGGTGCTGTCCGGTGGTACCGCCCCGGACCGAACTCAGGTCCACACCGAGGCTCAGGGTGGCGTCGGTGT
The nucleotide sequence above comes from Actinopolyspora erythraea. Encoded proteins:
- a CDS encoding glycoside hydrolase family 2 TIM barrel-domain containing protein, producing MSARRGLRPAGWLASATAMAVMAVLAPATAQARQPDGPTDPATVESYLEDPSRVGENQRPHHAYLRPYDNAEQALRSARRDTAAEQDRPTRWTKSLDGQWRFRYADHYRELPEGWQQGRRTARWDDISVPGVWQQQGHGHPIYRNVSSEVSPYDPPKVPDDVNPTGAYVREFHLPKDWDGRRQLLRLEGATSGNFVWINGNYVGYDQGGYTPAEYDISRYLHPGKNTIAVRVHRWSAGSYLENMDFWHFSGIFRSVRLYSVPRTHMSDVTVRTDLDDSYTDATLSLGVDLSSVRGGTTGQHRVRAALHGPEGDRVAGLDGTTKVDGGGARIDLSREIQAPELWSDENPALYTVVLELLGPDGEVLQTTQQPVGFREVTTKDRQILLNGEPVNLRGVNRHEHDPETGRTVSRERQRQDVALMRRNNINAVRTSHYPNDPYWYRLADRNGLLLADEVDTETHYRENCSAAPERDCLADRPEWQAAFADRFDAMMERDKNHPSVIIWDTGNEAGLGEAHYDMAEHARAVDPTRLLYHQANNHGGDAPFADVAGPRYPSPGALQEIARTETKPVVMGEWLHAMGNSLGHYEDMWKTIRSEPALQGGFVWDWVDQGLSRQRRMLPDSSGNEIPVHVNGNPSLVEGVDGKALKLSGMDDWAQAYRDPKLGITGEEVSLDIRVKPLSWDGSNTFLAKGDKQWALQMPDRDHVEFFVYGEGGWHTARVEVPDDWWGNWHRLTGTYDGSKVRLFLDGEQVAAESYDGTIAHNTMYTVTVGRNQEKHRDSFAGRTAHAVVDNARVYDRALSPGDLASGADPAQRAVLALNFDEQRDAGEYETYGSSQFVVNGLVNADRTPQPELKQLAYSHAPIRFDTVEGADDAADGRFVVRNLNHTLSTDAYELRWQLVSNGEEIADGPVDVTVGPGESRRVDLDLPSAGDTERFLVLTAELREASRSIPAGHTIASEQLAAGGDRAPAAPDGDRERARDATALSVRRSSEEVRVRGSGFQYAFDRSEGTLSSLSADGTERLLGGPELDVFRPPTGNEWSNWSGVNPEAQFRELGLDRLETEVRSVRVSRSDSGEAKLVVNTRSSAPDVSGDGFDSRWTYRIGASGAIELQHRVEAYGERMRSLPWLPRVGMSLRVPESFGEMTWYGRGPGESYPDRKDAQHIGRWSSTVDEQWFDFLPPQDNGVKVDTEWVELSGGNAGLSVSGDSLAVSADRYSNAERTDFAHQLREDRFITLHVSDAVTGLGDTPNPVRDEYRVRADRPHTYSVVLRPTGR